A genomic stretch from Narcine bancroftii isolate sNarBan1 chromosome 9, sNarBan1.hap1, whole genome shotgun sequence includes:
- the LOC138742623 gene encoding actin-6-like, with protein MVELQPGVVIDNGSGLIKAGFSGDVEPRSVFHNIIGKPRQKALVIGAEQKEFYIGEEAQVKRGVLSINYPVEHGIVTSWDDMEKIWRYLYDHQLKIKPSERPVLLSEAPLNPLANREKMSQILFEGFDVPAMYLAIQAVLGLYASGRITGCVIDSGDGVTHSVPIFEGYCLPHAVLRLELGGRALTEYLARILTESGVSFVSSAEKEIARDIKERLCYVALDLQAELCKKACDVEKDYKLPDGQVVKIHSQRFRCPETLFLPANLGIEAPGIDKLCFNTIMKCDIDLRRDFFANVILAGGSSLFPGLDERMLKELTKWVPTGTPVKVSAPSERKHAVWLGGSIFSSLWAFQQMWVTANEYKEVGANIVHRKCF; from the coding sequence ATGGTGGAGCTCCAGCCCGGCGTCGTGATCGACAATGGATCGGGGCTGATCAAAGCCGGCTTCTCAGGAGACGTGGAGCCTCGTTCGGTCTTCCACAATATAATCGGGAAGCCTCGACAGAAAGCGCTCGTCATAGGAGCCGAGCAGAAGGAGTTCTACATTGGCGAGGAAGCCCAAGTTAAGCGAGGGGTGCTGTCCATCAACTACCCAGTGGAACACGGTATAGTCACCTCTTGGGATGACATGGAGAAGATCTGGAGGTACCTCTATGACCACCAATTGAAAATCAAGCCGAGCGAGAGGCCGGTTCTGCTGAGCGAGGCTCCCCTGAATCCCCTGGCCAACAGAGAGAAGATGAGCCAGATCCTCTTCGAGGGCTTCGATGTCCCGGCCATGTACCTGGCTATCCAAGCCGTGCTGGGTCTTTACGCCTCAGGCAGGATCACCGGGTGCGTGATCGACAGCGGGGACGGAGTGACCCACTCCGTGCCCATCTTCGAGGGCTACTGCCTGCCCCACGCCGTGCTGAGACTGGAGCTGGGAGGAAGGGCCCTCACCGAGTACCTGGCCAGGATCCTGACCGAGAGTGGGGTCTCGTTCGTCAGCTCGGCGGAGAAGGAGATCGCGAGGGACATCAAAGAAAGGCTGTGCTACGTGGCTCTGGACTTGCAAGCCGAGCTATGTAAGAAAGCTTGCGACGTGGAGAAAGATTACAAGCTGCCGGATGGTCAGGTCGTCAAGATCCACAGCCAAAGGTTCCGCTGTCCCGAGACCCTCTTCCTCCCGGCCAATCTCGGCATCGAAGCTCCCGGCATCGATAAGCTCTGCTTCAACACCATCATGAAGTGTGACATCGACCTGAGGAGAGATTTCTTCGCCAACGTGATTCTGGCCGGAGGTTCCAGCTTGTTCCCGGGGCTGGATGAGAGGATGCTGAAGGAGCTCACCAAATGGGTCCCCACCGGCACCCCTGTCAAGGTGTCGGCTCCGTCCGAGAGGAAACACGCCGTGTGGTTGGGAGGCTCTATCTTCTCCTCGCTCTGGGCTTTCCAGCAGATGTGGGTCACGGCCAATGAGTACAAGGAAGTGGGGGCCAACATCGTGCACAGAAAGTGTttctaa